TGGAGAAGAAGTGTTGCAGAGGGGTTTGAGTTCACCATGAAAGCTTTCCAAGGGATCACACACCCTATATCCAGCCCGACTTGGAGAAGAGCTGGTAGCCAGAAGCCGAAGGAGAATCAAGAAGCTTATGGGCATCTACAA
This genomic stretch from Nitrososphaerota archaeon harbors:
- a CDS encoding DUF72 domain-containing protein, translating into MVKRIKVGCCGLAGLSLLEYSKRFEVVELQSTFYKLPSPETAARWRRSVAEGFEFTMKAFQGITHPISSPTWRRAGSQKPKENQEAYGHLQ